Proteins from one Pseudoliparis swirei isolate HS2019 ecotype Mariana Trench chromosome 22, NWPU_hadal_v1, whole genome shotgun sequence genomic window:
- the nbeal2 gene encoding neurobeachin-like protein 2 isoform X1, which produces MSTHTGGGMASKERLNELWMLYYTKKDVGYLQQWLEAFVASFERLIDVHSLESRRPEECSSEVPLLPREVLVFLGSQLRESAEHLSDAAAPNSTSPHPLLLIKFFIIICRNMENIDPEKIPDFVFETIKLLNFCLDQLKKGQGEQSSLQMVVQYGLVLCESLFDPYQTWRRRLAGEAVSLLERNKYKFSPLVLPEELPALFHESLQEGEQIPELLTLRFVHLQGAVISGGKKNGLLSITPHSADDLFSVLRAWCNRTSTEPKSTGLPRLTLQCLTAMIHLLHSSSPAERQVEIKTILESYFQLLNWNRPLISEQLERQSWEDSLLSLQRQMLTAIPEILQCSDRPVLQAVFLNNNCFEHILRLVQNSKLFQSNLRSPECEVVSDLTTCLLSEVEVDQVLVKGSDSITVHALGVLTAIMSNSPSAKEVFKERIGYSQLFDVLKSQGQPTKRLLQELMNMAVEGEHAHAHHLGISNEQPLLLLLQWLPDLSGQRDLQLLVAQWLATVCGGSLSCRTVAVEADMVGALLQVLSQPQNLDRQCADTLLGLLQDLGSLCLRPEELKSLFRLLRVDQDNGAVVGKMHPYCPRIIQVLSAMAAREGQDSALQYFDLTPPMAGIMVPTVQRWPGSGFAFHAWVCLNMEFSNNRKTSATSSTGAQHDMGKGPRRKQLYSFFTASGTGLEAFFTMEGVLVVAVCTKKDYMAVALPEHPLADSCWHSVAIVHIPGRRPFGQNMVTIYIDGKQRKTAQLRFPSFSEPFTSCCIGSAGHRTTTTTTSPNLPISSSNPSHEFPFPASGPSLIRSQSFPATFAGGRRGPMGDAPVQTIPAGRQDTEWGTPTSLDGLLGTAFICHEALQQAQTKALHAAGPNHVSLFKAEGELSDLNSKLLLYYTPQAFKGQICLDLSPNRQYDGRFTGHRVVNWDIKDVVNVVGGIGVLLPLLEQVCEAEQVNNGSQEISDQQGLELTAPRSPAAMLLPLNKSAEGRLERHSIAAFLLMLKNLIRHHPVNQESLLHCHGPSTIGAMLSKVPVSMMDMNVLMACQLLLEQVFNEGNIPLLQQLQHHLLFDFRIWTKSHFSVCLAHVQYLASVINKGKQRMKRKYGVQYILDTIRTFYSVEKDGSSLSDEKQMIQNSLFGLLQDFLKSPTTDDLHSVLAYILTVGEKKQAMCALDVLYELLRSSPLREQVQAVLLDWGVEQLYCLLLTPSFGDEARERVFRVLYKILKSEHVSERNKQRIKLKDFGYLGLICHLDEIPITMTTVRCLYEQVLATDETPNIRDLLAVVCLSHRAELGVRLDICRKLFHLIYSNEDYVKQLAKQHGWQDVLTKLYVKEFYESHAASIAGSSKQSSSEPNYRPPLCRDTALVIEDPHSDIFLSYPTSQDIEDGEKDEGGRRDVSEGFSDLSQSPPSGGQGALKTFTGSHDFRSFDSLDQGSPSSSISNAVDIPISGPNEERRDYYPLSPFGNPYDLELGGMGEIGAHTPAGSLTNTPSPLEHGKPFPPTRARKSSSLSNVLDDTSYGTYPPTGDTSSNTSNPQQTPEEELCNLLTNIVFSVLWSRSCAEATEDVVWRERGQVFSVLTKLGSSCQLVLPPDYIKRSLLEMMLESSLSDLREAQGVCLPFCPSLVRLLRLLHDFLFAEGTDNHTLWSEKIFEGVVNLLDKLKAWHSTPGSPGNTELKEMAQIGLRIITGYIKQQHSQVCVMAYVKLHSLLQTVLCLSWEEVCFLLGQLGAPLWLGGVMDSTDCGHAETFSQLVPVVRTLLDQHADPVTLQKLLPNLPITNGSTTFAQDLKAYCDTLEWQGFYQQQVQPAMEQYELDTFGRSHDIMSNFWNSCFDDLMSTAYKRDKERSDSKSKFQEVIMDPYLKRVKSENNRYFSLQKQSSNQQGMVWQHWRALRRLLTSERGAWANKVQPEVKLKLSNAETYSKMRLKLVPDYNHDPHIEASALRDNMGADSPRNSEPLPLVVAKEAKVSDMEDDQLGEEDLVYLDNKVEGEDESQKEKLVLSEDCELITIVAVVLGRLEVTTHHLYFYDGSSEKEETEEGIGFDFKRPLSQLREVHLRRYNLRRSALELFFIDQSHYFLNFKKEERNKVYSRILGLRPPNLFYFGSRSPQELLKASGLTQKWVSREISNFEYLMQLNTISGRTYNDLSQYPVFPWILCDYTSPILDLEDPAVFRDLSKPIGVVNSRHAQNVREKYESFEDPTGTIDKFHYGTHYSNAAGVMHYLIRMEPFTTLHIQLQSGRFDCADRQFHSVAAAWQARMESPADVKELIPEFFYYPEFLQNINGFDLGRLQISQDPVADVLLPRWASSREDFIKQHRKALECEHVSGHLHEWIDLIFGYKQRGEEAVNALNVFYYCTYEGAVDLDAIADETERKALEGIISNFGQTPCQLLKEPHPPRMSALNASKRLSRLDTMPPNIFEHLDKLRPFVELVSQGLPLVQTVVPKSQNRSFITQGSDILVTVSSNGLIGTHSWLAYDKKIANYFTFTKDPTMTNPKTQRFLSGPFSPGVEISAQVLVVSNDGRLLFSGGHWDCSLRVTQLGKGKLVGRICRHIDVVTCLALDLCGIYLISGSRDTSCIVWQVLQQDGFSSGLSPRPVQILCGHDQEVTCVAISTELDMAVSGSKDGTVIVHSVRRGQFLRTLHPPGDSCVPAVISELRVGMEGHIVVQTSLEEGSHRKGKYSIHVYSVNCCLLSSFTLEEKVTALHLVSEHIILGTVEGRLHIRELCSLDASIPPLALKVPVRSVSVTKECSHILVGLEDGKLIVVGAGKPEEVRSGKFTRHIWGSTRISQVSSGETEYTPAENAGK; this is translated from the exons AAAGACGTGGGCTACCTGCAGCAGTGGTTGGAGGCGTTCGTGGCGTCCTTTGAGAGGCTCATTGATGTGCATTCACTGGAGTCTCGGAG GCCGGAGGAGTGCAGCTCCGAGGTGCCCCTGCTCCCCAGGGAGGTCCTGGTGTTCCTCGGCAGCCAGCTACGGGAGAGTGCAGAGCACCTCTCCGACGCTGCTGCGCCCAACAGCACCAGCCCTCACCCCCTGCTCCTCATCAAATTCTTCATCATTATCTGCAG GAATATGGAGAACATCGACCCAGAGAAGATCCCTGATTTTGTTTTTGAAACCATCAAGCTTTTGAATTTCTGTTTGGATCAG ctTAAGAAGGGGCAAGGGGAGCAGTCCTCTCTGCAGATGGTTGTGCAGTATGGACTTGTGCTGTGTGAAAGCCTGTTTGACCCTTATCAGACGTGGAGGAGACGCCTGgcagg GGAGGCGGTGAGCCTGCTGGAGAGGAACAAGTATAAGTTTTCCCCGCTGGTCTTGCCAGAGGAGTTGCCTGCTCTCTTCCATG AAAGTCTCCAGGAAGGCGAGCAGATCCCAGAGCTCCTGACACTCCGATTCGTTCATCTCCAGGGTGCTGTCATCAGTGGAGGAAAG AAGAATGGCCTTCTCTCCATCACCCCTCACTCTGCTGATgacctgttctctgttctgcGAGCTTGGTGCAACCGGACCTCCACTGAACCCAAGAGCACAGGACTCCCACGGCTGACACTGCAGTGCCTGACCGCAATGATCCACCTCCTGCATTCCAGCAGTCCTGCGGAGCGGCAGGTGGAGATCAAGACGATCCTGGAGAGCTACTTCCAGCTTCTCAACTGGAACCGTCCACTCATCAGTGAGCAGCTAGAGAGGCAGAGCTGGGAAGACAGCCTGCTCTCCCTCCAGAGACAAATGCTAA CTGCTATTCCTGAGATCCTGCAGTGCTCTGACAGGCCAGTCCTGCAGGCGGTGTTCCTCAACAACAACTGCTTTGAACACATTCTCAGGCTTGTTCAGAACAGCAAG CTCTTTCAGAGCAACTTGCGTAGCCCGGAGTGTGAGGTTGTGTCTGACCTTACAACATGTTTACTCTCAGAGGTTGAAGTGGACCAG GTTTTGGTGAAAGGATCAGACAGTATTACAGTTCATGCCTTAGGAGTCCTCACAGCTATAATGAGTAACTCACCCTCTGCTAAG GAGGTTTTCAAGGAGAGGATTGGCTACTCCCAGCTGTTTGATGTGCTAAAGAGTCAAGGTCAACCCACCAAAAGGCTTCTGCAGGAGCTGATGAACATG gCAGTGGAAGGCGAGCATGCCCACGCCCATCACCTGGGCATTAGTAACGAGCAGCctttgctgctgctcctgcagtGGCTGCCTGACCTGTCGGGTCAGAGGGACCTTCAGCTGCTGGTGGCCCAATGGCTGGCTACGGTCTGTGGTGGCTCCTTATCCTGTCGCACCGTGGCAGTGGAGGCAGACATGGTGGGGGCTTTGCTGCAGGTGCTCTCACAGCCACAGAATCTTGACAGGCAGTGTGCAGACACCCTGCTGGGCCTCCTGCAGGACCTAGGCTCCCTGTGTCTAAGACCAGAGGAGCTGAAGAGCCTGTTCAGACTGCTCAGGGTGGATCAGGACAATGGCGCAGTGGTGGGGAAGATGCACCCCTACTGCCCTCGCATTATTCAGGTGCTCTCGGCCATGGCGGCAAGAGAAGGCCAGGATAGTGCCTTGCAGTACTTTGATCTTACGCCCCCCATGGCTGGTATTATGGTGCCCACGGTCCAACGCTGGCCAGGCAGCGGTTTTGCCTTTCACGCCTGGGTCTGCCTCAACATGGAGTTCTCCAACAATCGTAAAACCTCTGCCACCTCTAGTACAGGGGCTCAGCATGACATGGGAAAGGGACCACGTAGGAAACAGCTATACAG TTTCTTCACAGCAAGTGGAACTGGGTTGGAGGCCTTCTTCACCATGGAGGGAGTGCTGGTCGTGGCTGTTTGCACAAAGAAAGACTACATGGCTGTTGCGCTGCCGGAGCACCCACTAGCTGACTCATGCTGG CATTCGGTGGCTATCGTCCACATCCCAGGCCGTCGTCCATTTGGTCAGAACATGGTCACCATCTACATCGATGGAAAGCAGCGTAAAACTGCTCAGCTTCGTTTTCCGTCTTTCAGTGAG CCTTTTACCTCCTGCTGCATTGGATCTGCAGGCCACCggactactaccaccaccacctcccccaACCTGCCCATATCCTCGTCCAACCCATCGCATGAGTTTCCCTTCCCCGCCTCTGGCCCTTCGCTCATCCGTTCTCAGTCCTTCCCCGCCACCTTTGCCGGTGGCCGCAGGGGACCTATGGGAGATGCCCCAGTGCAGACCATCCCAGCAGGACGGCAAGACACAGAGTGGGGAACACCCACGTCTCTGGATGGGCTCCTGGGCACCGCCTTCATCTGCCACGAGGCTCTGCAGCAGGCACAGACAAAAGCTCTGCATGCTGCAG GCCCCAATCACGTGTCCTTATTCAAAGCAGAGGGAGAGTTGTCCGATCTCAACAGCAAGCTTCTGCTCTACTACACTCCACAG GCCTTCAAGGGCCAGATATGTCTGGACCTGTCGCCCAATCGCCAGTATGATGGCAGGTTTACTGGACACAGGGTGGTGAACTGGGACATCAAG GATGTTGTAAACGTGGTGGGAGGTATAGGGGTTTTGCTGCCCCTGCTTGAGCAGGTATGTGAGGCTGAGCAGGTTAACAATGGTAGTCAGGAGATCTCAGACCAGCAGGGACTAGAGCTCACCGCCCCCAGAAGCCCTGCTGCGATGCTGCTGCCACTGAACAAGTCTGCAG AGGGAAGACTAGAGAGACACAGCATCGCCGCTTTCCTGCTGATGTTGAAGAACCTGATTCGTCATCACCCTGTCAATCAAGAGAGCCTGCTGCACTGCCACGGACCGAGCACAATAGGAGCCATGCTCAGCAAA GTTCCTGTCAGTATGATGGACATGAACGTTTTAATGGCCTGTCAACTGCTGCTGGAGCAGGTTTTCAACGAGGGCAACATCCCCCTTCTCCAGCAACTCCAACACCACCTTCTATTTGATTTCCGCATCTGGACTAAAAGCCATTTTTCGGTCTGCCTGG cTCATGTGCAGTATCTGGCGTCTGTGATAAACAAAGGCAAGCAGCGCATGAAGAGGAAGTACGGAGTCCAGTATATTCTGGATACCATTCGCACATTCTACAG TGTGGAGAAAGATGGCAGTAGTCTGTCTGATGAAAAGCAGATGATTCAAAACTCTCTGTTCGGCTTGCTGCAAGACTTTCTCAAGTCTCCCACAACAGACGACCTTCACAGTGTCCTCGCCTACATTCTGACTGTCGGAGAGAAGAAGCAG GCCATGTGTGCCCTGGATGTGCTCTATGAGCTGTTGAGGAGCAGCCCTCTTCGTGAGCAGGTGCAGGCCGTGCTGCTGGACTGGGGCGTGGAGCAGCTGTACTGCTTGCTGCTCACTCCAAGCTTCGGAGACGAGGCCAGAGAGAGGGTATTCAGG GTTTTATACAAGATCCTCAAAAGCGAGCATGTTTCTGAGCGCAACAAGCAGCGCATCAAACTGAAGGATTTCGGATATCTTGGTCTTATTTGTCACCTTGATGAAATTCCTATCACCATGACCACAGTGCGATGTCTGTACGAGCAGGTCCTTGCTACAG ATGAGACCCCGAACATCCGAGATCTCCTGGCTGTGGTCTGTCTATCCCATCGAGCTGAGCTGGGTGTCCGCTTGGACATCTGCCGCAAG CTCTTTCATCTGATCTACTCCAACGAAGATTATGTGAAGCAGCTTGCAAAGCAGCACGGCTGGCAGGATGTTTTAACGAAGCTGTATGTGAAAGAGTTTTACGAGTCCCACGCTGCCAGCATCGCAGGCTCCAGCAAACAAAGCTCCTCGGAGCCAAACTACCGGCCACCGCTGTGCAGGGATACGGCTCTGGTGATAGAGGACCCCCACTCGGACATCTTCCTGAGCTATCCCACCTCGCAGGACATCGAGGATGGGGAGAAGGATGAAGGTGGCCGGCGAGACGTCTCTGAGGGATTCTCAGATTTATCCCAGTCGCCTCCGAGTGGAGGCCAAGGCGCGCTGAAAACCTTCACTGGCTCCCACGATTTTAGGTCCTTTGATTCATTGGACCAAGGGAGTCCCTCGTCCTCCATTTCCAACGCGGTTGATATCCCCATATCCGGCCcaaacgaggagaggagagactacTATCCCCTATCCCCCTTTGGTAACCCGTATGATTTGGAACTAGGGGGCATGGGAGAGATCGGTGCACACACCCCTGCAGGTAGTCTGACAAACACACCATCTCCTCTCGAGCACGGCAAACCCTTTCCACCTACCAGAGCAAGGAAGAGCTCCAGTCTGTCCAACGTGCTGGATGATACCAGCTATGGGACATACCCTCCAACTGGAGACACAAGTTCCAATACATCCAACCCACAG CAGACCCCTGAGGAAGAGCTGTGCAACCTGCTCACCAACATTGTCTTCTCCGTTCTGTGGAGCCGCAGCTGTGCGGAGGCGACGGAGGATgtggtgtggagagagagaggacaggtctTTTCTGTTCTCACCAAACTGGGCTCCTCCTGCCAACTGGTTCTCCCTCCCGATTACATCAAACGCAG TCTGTTGGAGATGATGCTGGAGTCGTCTCTGTCCGACCTGAGGGAGGCCCAGGGAGTGTGTCTACCTTTCTGTCCCAGTTTGGTCCGGCTCCTCAGGCTGCTGCATGACTTCCTGTTTGCCGAGGGTACGGACAACCACACGCTGTGGAGTGAAAAG ATCTTTGAGGGGGTGGTGAACCTGCTGGACAAGTTGAAGGCCTGGCATAGCACCCCTGGCAGCCCTGGGAACACCGAACTTAAGGAAATGGCCCAGATTGGCCTGCGTATCATCACTGGATATATCAAACAGCAGCACTCACAG gtgtgtgtgatggcctACGTGAAGCTCCACAGCCTCCTCCAGACGGTGCTGTGTCTGAGCTGGGAGGAGGTGTGCTTTCTGCTGGGGCAGCTGGGCGCCCCCTTGTGGCTAGGAGGTGTCATGGACAGCACCGACTGTGGACACGCAGAGACTTTCTCCCAGCTTGTGCCCGTGGTGCGCACGCTCCTCGACCAGCATGCTGACCCCGTGACTCTCCAAAAGCTCCTCCCCAACCTGCCCATCACTAACGGCAGCACCACCTTCGCCCAGGACCTGAAGGCGTACTGTGACACACTGGAGTGGCAAGGGTTTTACCAGCAGCAG GTTCAGCCCGCCATGGAGCAGTACGAGCTGGACACGTTTGGGAGGAGCCATGACATCATGTCTAATTTCTGGAATTCGTGCTTCGATGACCTGATGAGTACAGCCTATAAACGGGACAAAGAAAGATCCGACAGCAAGTCCAAGTTTCAG GAAGTGATCATGGATCCCTACCTGAAGCGAGTGAAGAGTGAGAACAACAGATACTTTAGTTTGCAGAAGCAGAGCTCCAATCAGCAGGGGATGGTGTGGCAGCACTGGAGAGCTCTTCGCAGGCTTTTGACTAGTGAGAGAGGAGCATGGGCCAACAA AGTTCAACCAGAGGTGAAATTGAAGTTGTCCAATGCAGAGACTTATTCAAAGATGCGTCTCAAGCTGGTGCCTGACTACAACCACGATCCTCACATTGAGGCCAGTGCCCtgagggacaacatgg gGGCTGACAGCCCTCGTAACTCTGAACCACTCCCATTGGTGGTCGCAAAGGAAGCCAAAGTCAGCGACATGGAGGATGATCAGTTAGGAGAAGAAGACCTTGTCTATTTGGATAACAA GGTGGAGGGAGAAGACGAGAGCCAGAAAGAAAAACTGGTTCTGTCTGAAGACTGTGAGCTCATCACGATTGTGGCGGTTGTTCTGGGTCGTCTGGAGGTTACCACCCACCACCTGTACTTCTACGATGGCAGCAGTGAGaaagaagagacagaggagg GAATCGGGTTTGATTTCAAGAGACCTCTGTCTCAGCTCAGAGAAGTGCATTTGAGGCGCTACAACCTGCGGCGATCAGCCCTGGAGCTGTTCTTCATCGACCAGTCGCATTACTTCCTCAACTTCAAGAAGGAG GAACGAAACAAAGTGTACTCCAGGATCCTGGGACTGCGGCCCCCCAACCTGTTTTACTTTGGCTCTCGCTCCCCTCAAGAGCTGCTGAAGGCGTCTGGACTTACACAG AAATGGGTGTCGAGAGAAATCTCCAATTTCGAGTATTTGATGCAACTGAACACCATTTCGGGACGCACTTACAACGACCTGTCGCAGTACCCTGTG TTCCCGTGGATCTTGTGTGACTATACCTCTCCCATTCTGGATCTGGAGGACCCAGCGGTTTTCAGAGACTTGTCCAAACCCATAGGTGTGGTCAACTCCCGCCATGCTCAGAATGTCAGAGAAAA ATATGAGAGCTTCGAGGACCCAACGGGCACCATTGACAAATTCCACTATGGCACACACTACTCTAACGCCGCGGGAGTCATGCACTACCTGATCCGCATGGAGCCGTTCACAACTCTGCACATCCAGCTGCAGAGCGGCAG GTTTGACTGCGCAGACAGGCAGTTCCACTCGGTGGCAGCGGCCTGGCAGGCTCGCATGGAGAGTCCAGCGGATGTCAAAGAGCTCATCCCGGAGTTCTTCTACTACCCAGAATTCCTACAGAACATAAACG GCTTTGACCTGGGACGTTTGCAGATATCTCAGGACCCGGTGGCGGATGTTCTGCTGCCTCGCTGGGCGTCATCAAGAGAAGACTTCATCAAGCAACACAGGAAGGCCCTG GAGTGTGAGCATGTGTCCGGTCACCTCCATGAGTGGATTGACCTGATCTTCGGTTACAAGCAGAGGGGCGAGGAGGCAGTGAACGCCCTCAACGTCTTCTACTACTGCACTTATGAGG GTGCAGTAGATTTGGATGCGATTGCTGATGAGACCGAGCGCAAGGCCCTGGAAGGCATCATCAGCAACTTTGGACAGACTCCCTGTCAGCTCCTCAAG GAGCCTCATCCTCCTCGTATGTCAGCTCTGAACGCATCTAAGCGGCTGTCCCGCCTGGACACTATGCCTCCCAATATCTTTGAGCATCTCGACAAGCTCCGGCCATTTGTGGAG cTGGTGAGTCAAGGCCTTCCTCTGGTCCAGACAGTGGTACCAAAGAGCCAGAACCGCTCCTTCATCACACAAGGCTCAGATATACTG GTGACTGTGAGTTCAAACGGGTTGATAGGGACACACAGCTGGCTGGCATACGACAAAAAAATCGCCAACTACTTCACCTTCACGAAGGACCCCACCATGACTAATCCCAA AACGCAGCGATTCTTGAGCGGCCCGTTCTCTCCCGGGGTGGAGATCAGCGCTCAGGTGCTGGTGGTGTCCAACGACGGCCGCCTGCTGTTCAGTGGAGGGCACTGGGACTGCAGTCTCCGTGTCACCCAGCTGGGGAAGGGCAAGCTGGTGGGCAGGATCTGCCGACACATTG ACGTTGTTACCTGCTTGGCTCTGGATCTCTGTGGCATCTACCTGATCTCTGGTTCGAGGGACACATCCTGCATAGTGTGGCAGGTTCTACAGCAG gATGGCTTCTCCAGCGGTCTGTCTCCCCGGCCAGTGCAGATCCTCTGTGGACATgaccaggaggtcacctgtgtgGCCATCAGTACTGAACTGGACATGGCTGtctcagggtcaaag GATGGGACTGTCATCGTGCACTCTGTTCGACGAGGCCAGTTTCTGAGGACGCTGCATCCTCCTGGTGACAGCTGCGTTCCTGCCGTAATCTCTGAGCTCCGGGTGGGCATGGAGGGCCACATTGTGGTCCAAACCTCGCTGGAGGAAGGCTCTCATAGAAAG GGCAAGTACTCCATCCATGTTTACTCAGTAAACTGCTGTCTGCTGTCCTCCTTCACCCTGGAGGAGAAGGTGACCGCTCTCCACCTGGTGTCCGAACACATCATCCTGGGGACCGTGGAGGGCAGACTCCACATACGAGAGTTATGCAG TCTGGATGCTTCGATCCCGCCCCTGGCCTTGAAGGTTCCTGTGAGGAGTGTGTCTGTCACCAAAGAGTGCAGCCACATCCTCGTGGGCCTAGAGGACGGGAAGCTAATTGTGGTGGGGGCAGGGAAGCCGGAGGAG GTTCGCTCAGGAAAATTCACCCGTCACATTtggggctcaacacgcatctcCCAGGTGTCGTCAGGTGAAACCGAGTATACTCCCGCTGAGAATGCCGGTAAATGA